One Megalopta genalis isolate 19385.01 chromosome 11, iyMegGena1_principal, whole genome shotgun sequence genomic region harbors:
- the LOC117226191 gene encoding uncharacterized protein LOC117226191, whose amino-acid sequence MRRTRHVALPVKAWQYIGLLIVSLACLTLGLVSRDKEGRAGSLAGPELEHQAPHEVDACPNSYFSTKMPYSSLYEDQTRVPKTFAETAARRASPPANSPRISRSRSLDRSSEVRLQSTSDSRIEGRQSDRKTTDLSRLRSRSQESLRRSSSPIRLSRSSDLDARSASRLLDRSSRSTERRSAVDRREHRETLAPRLSERRERSTDRLNVRDRRSLSMERRESTLNRETSRDDRREARERRARSLDRRVPNLERRFNQNREIAREDRRRTLVNRVDRRAEDRRSLANDLRQVRSVSDEERRNVRSISDERRNSDASRNQESRSRALERTSTNSRSNRQYSRSLDRLNSRTMNGLPDRRLSKRSASVEERRERSTLNSRERSMDRQTSDSRREKIDRSLRITDSRNRIQSATRQASKSDLDRRAAVRSERREESNERRERMTRSDRRLDAGSNERRESRSLEQSRVDRFSRNRLARSSESVKRDVDRRVRDLSTERLLKRRILLDSNRQEIRTERSRINNLERRERSTRLNADRQARESRERVARSSERDLDRRVRDLSSDRRSEIREDSRRSVERQTYTDAKRQGTRTERSRINNLERREIRTRDSQDRVARASERRARDLSGDRRSERKAAVESRSLERRERQEIRSDRSRLNNLERREETRRIVLTRRVRVDLSRTPETAKRDLDRRVRDLSAERRSERRAAAESRSLERREHRESRNDRSRMNNLERVRDLSTDRRTERRTTLESRSLERRERQEIRNDRSRIDNTERREEPRRVVLARRIRTDLSRTPEASRRVLERRVRSLSADRRSERKATVESRSLERQEIRNDRSRISNLDRVREQSSDRRMERRATMEIRSLERRERQEIRSDRSRINNMERREEPRRVVLARRIRTDLTRTPEASRRVLERRVRDLSADRRSERKATVESRSLERRERQEIRNDRSRINNLGRREETRRLTLSRESRIVLSRTPEASKRDLELRVRELATDRRTERRVVVRARSLERKLDDNDKRREIRLDGRSERRSSMDLARLNSANRQEIRTDRRLSEPATLNLERRERLNRLHLARESRTRTSEATTRNLERRVRDLSADRRTERRVLDAGRLTRSSVALNRREITDRSLDSGRLLRQKMDVSRLQRSNDHANDIQRRQRLITTRRSLNDVRRSRLVDLSDSRDSRKDSMDSLRHLKSSRYHRISDFDDVSSRLKTPGSVLKEEDSVTDNMVLEILRQAIVIGLCALYGLSIFRRKDSFISNLGRQAQRLILW is encoded by the exons ATGCGGCGCACACGACACGTTGCGCTGCCAGTGAAGGCTTGGCAGTACATCGGCCTCCTGATAGTGTCCCTAGCGTGTTTAACGTTAGGGTTGGTGTCCAGGGATAAGGAAGGCCGTGCAGGAAGTCTAGCAGGACCAGAACTAGAACATCAGGCACCCCATGA AGTCGACGCCTGTCCAAACTCATACTTCTCCACCAAAATGCCTTACTCGAGCCTCTACGAAGACCAGACCAGGGTTCCGAAGACATTTGCAGAGACTGCAGCCAGAAGAGCCAGTCCTCCAGCAAATAGTCCGAGGATCTCTCGATCGCGGAGCCTAGATCGCAGTTCCGAGGTTCGACTGCAATCAACGAGCGACTCCAGGATCGAGGGAAGGCAATCCGATCGAAAAACAACCGATCTCTCCAGACTCAGATCCCGAAGCCAGGAATCACTGAGACGCTCATCGAGTCCGATCAGACTTTCTAGATCCTCGGACCTCGATGCACGCTCCGCATCCCGACTCTTGGATCGTAGCTCGCGCAGCACTGAACGAAGATCGGCTGTCGACCGACGGGAACATCGCGAAACTCTGGCACCTAGGCTTTCCGAACGGCGAGAACGATCCACCGATCGATTGAACGTTAGGGACCGTAGATCTCTCTCTATGGAACGACGCGAATCGACTCTGAATCGTGAAACTAGCCGGGACGATCGTAGAGAGGCTCGAGAACGCCGGGCTAGATCCTTGGATCGTCGTGTACCGAATTTGGAACGCCGCTTTAACCAGAACCGGGAAATCGCTCGCGAAGATCGTCGAAGGACCTTGGTAAATCGTGTGGACAGACGCGCTGAAGATCGTAGATCATTGGCGAATGATCTTCGTCAAGTCCGTTCGGTTTCCGATGAAGAGCGACGAAACGTTCGGTCTATCTCGGACGAACGAAGAAATTCTGACGCGTCGAGAAACCAAGAGAGTCGATCGCGGGCCTTAGAAAGAACCTCAACTAATTCCAGAAGCAATAGACAATATTCTCGATCCCTGGATCGTCTAAATTCGCGGACGATGAACGGCCTACCTGATCGAAGACTGTCGAAACGCTCGGCAAGCGTGGAAGAACGACGCGAAAGGAGCACGCTAAATTCCCGCGAACGATCCATGGACCGGCAAACTTCCGATTCTCGTCGCGAGAAGATCGATCGATCCCTTAGAATCACTGACAGTCGAAATCGTATACAATCGGCAACCAGACAGGCCTCCAAATCAGATCTCGATCGCCGTGCTGCTGTTCGATCGGAAAGACGAGAAGAGAGTAACGAACGAAGGGAAAGGATGACCAGATCGGATCGCCGATTGGACGCTGGATCGAACGAAAGACGCGAATCTCGATCGTTGGAACAATCTAGGGTGGATCGATTCTCCCGAAACCGTCTTGCCAGGTCGTCCGAGAGTGTGAAACGCGACGTAGATCGACGAGTAAGGGATCTCTCTACCGAGCGACTATTAAAACGTAGGATACTCCTGGATTCAAATCGCCAAGAAATAAGGACCGAGCGATCAAGGATCAACAATCTGGAACGACGAGAAAGATCGACCCGACTTAATGCAGACCGTCAGGCTCGGGAATCGAGAGAACGAGTTGCTAGGTCTTCTGAACGCGATTTGGACCGGCGAGTAAGGGATCTGTCTAGCGATCGACGATCAGAGATCAGGGAAGATTCTAGGAGATCTGTGGAAAGACAAACGTATACCGACGCGAAACGTCAAGGAACTAGGACCGAGCGATCCAGGATTAACAATTTGGAACGGCGAGAAATACGGACACGAGATTCGCAAGATCGAGTTGCCAGGGCTTCCGAACGACGAGCCAGGGATTTATCTGGTGACCGGCGATCCGAACGCAAGGCAGCTGTGGAATCTAGATCGTTGGAACGTCGGGAACGTCAGGAAATTAGGAGTGACCGATCCAGGCTGAACAATTTGGAACGTCGAGAGGAAACGAGAAGAATTGTGCTAACTCGACGAGTACGAGTTGATCTTTCTAGGACACCCGAAACAGCTAAACGCGACTTGGACCGACGTGTTAGGGATTTATCCGCGGAACGTAGATCTGAACGCAGAGCAGCCGCAGAATCTCGATCATTGGAACGTCGGGAACATCGGGAATCTAGGAATGACCGATCCAGGATGAACAATTTGGAGCGTGTTAGGGATCTTTCGACTGACAGACGTACGGAACGCAGGACAACTCTAGAATCTCGATCATTGGAACGTCGCGAACGTCAGGAAATCAGGAATGATCGCTCCAGGATTGATAATACGGAACGTCGAGAGGAACCGAGACGAGTTGTGCTGGCCCGACGAATCAGGACCGATCTTTCTAGGACACCCGAAGCTTCCAGACGCGTCTTAGAGCGACGTGTTAGGAGTCTATCGGCTGACAGACGATCGGAACGTAAGGCAACTGTGGAATCTAGATCATTGGAACGTCAGGAAATTAGGAATGATCGCTCCAGGATCAGTAATTTGGACCGAGTTAGGGAACAATCTTCTGACAGACGAATGGAGCGTAGGGCAACTATGGAAATCAGGTCTCTGGAACGTCGAGAACGTCAGGAAATCAGAAGTGACCGATCCAGAATCAACAATATGGAACGTCGAGAGGAACCGAGACGAGTTGTGCTTGCCCGACGAATCAGGACTGATCTTACTAGGACACCCGAAGCTTCCAGACGCGTCTTAGAGCGACGAGTTAGGGATCTATCGGCTGACAGGCGATCGGAACGTAAGGCAACTGTGGAATCTAGATCGTTAGAACGTCGAGAACGCCAGGAAATCAGGAACGATCGCTCCAGGATCAACAATTTGGGACGTAGAGAAGAAACCAGGCGATTAACATTATCACGTGAATCAAGAATCGTTCTTTCCAGGACACCCGAGGCATCTAAACGCGACTTGGAACTGCGAGTTAGGGAGCTAGCCACTGATCGACGAACAGAACGCAGGGTAGTCGTTCGTGCTAGATCTTTGGAAAGGAAACTCGACGACAATGACAAACGCAGAGAAATCAGGCTCGACGGACGATCAGAACGTCGATCATCCATGGATCTCGCCAGACTGAACTCCGCGAATCGTCAAGAAATTAGAACCGATCGTCGTTTATCAGAACCAGCTACGCTTAATTTGGAACGCCGGGAAAGATTAAATCGGTTGCATTTAGCCCGCGAATCTCGTACCAGGACTTCCGAAGCTACCACTCGCAATTTGGAACGTCGCGTAAGAGATTTGTCAGCTGATCGCAGAACAGAACGTCGGGTACTCGATGCTGGAAGGCTGACTAGATCCTCGGTTGCTCTGAATCGTCGGGAAATAACCGATCGAAGCCTGGATTCTGGACGACTCCTGCGACAAAAGATGGATGTTAGTCGATTGCAACGAAGCAACGATCATGCAAATGATATTCAACGGAGACAAAGACTGATAACTACTCGAAGATCCTTGAATGATGTCCGACGGTCTCGCCTGGTGGATCTGAGTGACTCCCGCGATTCAAGGAAAGATTCGATGGACTCCCTTCGACATCTTAAGTCATCCCGATATCACAGGATCTCTGATTTCGATGATGTCTCTTCGAGGTTGAAGACCCCGGGCAGCGTTCTGAAAGAAGAAGACTCTGTGACAGATAACATGGTTCTCGAAATTCTACGCCAGGCAATTGTAATTGGTCTCTGTGCTCTCTATGGACTGTCCATCTTCCGTAGAAAGGATTCTTTTATTAG CAACCTCGGGAGACAGGCCCAGCGCTTAATTCTATGGTAA